A stretch of the Ipomoea triloba cultivar NCNSP0323 chromosome 16, ASM357664v1 genome encodes the following:
- the LOC116008023 gene encoding probable LRR receptor-like serine/threonine-protein kinase At1g56140, which yields MQYLSLGINALSGELPEELGFLTEIISFAIGGNNFSGPLPSGLGNWKRLTQIYMDASGVSGAIPPTFANLLNLEALWASNNEFTGRIPDFIGNLSKLTILKFEGNSFQGPIPSTLSNLTSLVDLRISDLLNGSSSLDFIWNMKNLSKLVLRNNNISGSIPSNIGEYQSLSLL from the exons ATGCAATACCT AAGCTTAGGCATTAATGCATTATCGGGGGAGCTTCCGGAGGAACTTGGATTTCTGACTGAGATTATATCCTT TGCAATTGGTGGAAATAACTTTTCTGGACCCTTGCCTTCGGGGCTTGGAAATTGGAAACGTCTTACACAAAT CTATATGGATGCCTCTGGTGTTAGTGGTGCTATACCTCCAACATTTGCAAATCTATTGAACCTAGAAGCACT gTGGGCTTCAAACAATGAGTTTACTGGGAGGATACCTGATTTCATTGGGAATTTGTCAAAGCTTACTATCTT GAAGTTTGAAGGAAATTCATTTCAGGGTCCAATTCCATCTACACTTTCAAATTTGACCTCATTGGTTGACTT GAGGATAAGTGATCTTTTGAATGGGAGCTCTTCACTGGACTTCATTTGGAATATGAAGAATTTAAGCAAATT AGTTTTGCGGAATAACAATATTTCTGGTTCCATCCCCTCTAATATTGGAGAATATCAGAGCTTGTCACTGCTGTAA